In Flavobacterium sp. WV_118_3, one DNA window encodes the following:
- a CDS encoding DUF1304 domain-containing protein, translating into MTLLSKIIIGCIALLHLYIVWLEMFAWTTRAKKVFKSVPEEMFEKTKQMAGNQGLYNGFLAAGLIWSLLICDLQWSIHIATFFLGCVFVAGVYGAITVQKSILMVQSVPAALGLLSLYFL; encoded by the coding sequence ATGACTTTACTTTCAAAAATCATTATCGGATGTATAGCCTTACTGCACCTTTATATCGTATGGCTGGAAATGTTTGCGTGGACTACGCGTGCCAAAAAAGTTTTTAAATCGGTACCGGAAGAAATGTTTGAAAAAACCAAGCAAATGGCCGGAAACCAGGGATTATATAACGGATTTCTCGCAGCCGGTCTGATCTGGTCGCTACTGATTTGCGATTTGCAATGGAGTATTCATATTGCTACTTTCTTTTTAGGATGCGTATTCGTAGCCGGAGTTTACGGCGCAATCACCGTACAAAAATCAATTTTAATGGTACAAAGTGTTCCTGCAGCGTTGGGATTACTGAGCCTATACTTTTTATAA
- a CDS encoding ATP-dependent Clp protease ATP-binding subunit, with amino-acid sequence MDDNFSPRVKDVISYSKEEALRLGHDFIGTEHLMLGILRDGNGTAINILNNLDVDLEHLRRKVEVLSPANPTIDRSNEKKNLHLTRQAERALRTTFLEAKVFQSTSISTAHLLLCILRNENDPTTKLLNKLKIDYEIVKEQFIAMTSNEEDYLDNLPKAESFNDDSGQDDSLRDTGFNNPGTGKTNKKSKTPVLDNFGRDLTELAEEGKLDPVVGREKEIERVSQILSRRKKNNPLLIGEPGVGKSAIAEGLALRIIQKKVSRILFNKRVVTLDLASLVAGTKYRGQFEERMKAVMNELEKNDDIILFIDEIHTIVGAGGATGSLDASNMFKPALARGEIQCIGATTLDEYRQYIEKDGALERRFQKVIVEPTSVEETITILNNIKNKYEDHHNVIYTPEAIEACVKLTNRYMSERFLPDKAIDALDEAGSRVHITNIDVPKQILDLERQLEEVRELKNSVVKKQKYEEAAKLRDDEKRIEKDLAIAQEQWEEDAKNNRITVTEDNVADVVSMMTGIPVNRIAQTESNKLAHLPELIKGKVIGQDEAVLKIAKSIQRNRAGLKDPSKPIGSFIFLGQTGVGKTQLAKVIAKELFDSEDALVRIDMSEYMEKFAISRLVGAPPGYVGYEEGGQLTEKVRRKPYCVVLLDEIEKAHPDVFNMMLQVLDDGHLTDSLGRKIDFRNTIIIMTSNVGARQLKDFGQGVGFGTTARQSQVDENSKGIIENALKKAFAPEFLNRIDDVIVFNPLEKEHIDKIIDIELEKLYARVADLGYKLSLSEKAKDFIADKGFDKQFGARPLKRAIQKYVEDTLAEEIITSKIHEGDEIFMDLEEGSQELTVAIKKAEKPTN; translated from the coding sequence ATGGACGATAATTTTTCACCAAGAGTTAAGGACGTAATTAGCTATAGTAAAGAAGAGGCTTTACGATTAGGACATGACTTTATCGGTACGGAACACTTAATGTTAGGCATTTTAAGAGACGGTAACGGAACCGCGATTAATATATTAAATAATCTGGATGTAGATTTAGAACATTTACGCAGAAAAGTTGAAGTATTAAGCCCCGCCAATCCCACTATCGATCGCAGTAACGAAAAGAAAAACCTACATCTGACACGTCAGGCAGAACGTGCTTTACGAACCACTTTTTTAGAAGCTAAAGTATTCCAGAGTACTTCGATAAGTACCGCTCATCTATTGTTGTGTATTCTCCGAAATGAGAACGATCCGACAACAAAGCTTTTAAACAAATTAAAAATTGACTACGAAATCGTTAAAGAACAATTTATTGCTATGACATCAAACGAAGAAGATTACCTAGATAACCTGCCAAAAGCCGAGTCGTTTAATGACGATTCCGGACAAGATGACAGTTTGCGTGACACGGGTTTTAATAATCCGGGAACAGGCAAAACCAATAAAAAATCGAAAACACCGGTTCTGGACAATTTCGGACGTGATTTAACCGAATTAGCCGAAGAAGGCAAACTGGATCCGGTTGTAGGTCGGGAAAAAGAAATCGAACGGGTTTCACAGATTCTAAGCCGTCGTAAAAAGAACAACCCGTTATTAATCGGAGAACCGGGAGTGGGTAAATCGGCCATTGCCGAAGGATTGGCGTTACGTATCATCCAGAAAAAGGTGTCCCGTATTTTGTTTAACAAAAGGGTCGTAACACTGGATCTTGCGAGTCTGGTAGCCGGAACCAAATACCGTGGTCAGTTCGAAGAGCGTATGAAAGCTGTAATGAACGAATTGGAAAAAAACGACGACATCATTTTGTTTATCGACGAAATCCACACCATTGTGGGTGCCGGAGGCGCTACGGGTTCACTCGATGCTTCCAATATGTTCAAACCGGCGTTAGCACGTGGCGAAATCCAGTGTATTGGTGCTACAACGCTTGACGAATACCGTCAGTACATCGAAAAAGACGGTGCTTTGGAAAGACGTTTCCAGAAAGTAATTGTGGAACCTACATCGGTAGAGGAAACCATTACAATTCTGAACAATATCAAAAACAAATACGAAGATCACCATAACGTAATTTACACACCGGAAGCTATCGAAGCCTGTGTGAAATTAACCAACCGTTATATGTCGGAACGCTTCCTGCCGGACAAAGCGATCGATGCTTTGGACGAAGCCGGTTCCCGCGTTCACATTACCAACATCGACGTACCGAAACAAATCCTTGATTTGGAACGTCAATTGGAAGAAGTACGCGAACTGAAAAATTCGGTGGTTAAAAAACAGAAATACGAAGAAGCGGCAAAATTACGCGATGATGAAAAGCGCATTGAAAAAGACCTTGCCATCGCTCAGGAGCAATGGGAAGAAGACGCCAAAAACAATCGTATTACAGTAACCGAAGATAATGTAGCCGATGTTGTTTCGATGATGACCGGTATACCGGTAAACCGTATTGCACAAACCGAAAGTAATAAACTGGCGCATTTACCTGAATTGATCAAAGGAAAAGTAATTGGTCAGGATGAAGCGGTTTTAAAAATTGCAAAATCCATCCAACGTAACCGTGCCGGATTAAAAGATCCGAGCAAACCAATTGGCTCTTTTATCTTCCTGGGACAAACCGGGGTTGGTAAAACGCAATTGGCCAAAGTAATTGCTAAAGAATTATTCGATTCGGAAGATGCTTTGGTTCGTATCGATATGAGTGAATATATGGAGAAATTCGCCATCTCAAGATTGGTTGGAGCGCCTCCGGGATACGTAGGCTATGAAGAAGGTGGACAACTTACCGAAAAAGTAAGACGTAAACCGTATTGTGTTGTCCTTTTAGACGAGATCGAAAAAGCCCATCCGGACGTTTTCAACATGATGTTACAGGTATTGGACGATGGACATTTAACCGACAGTTTAGGTCGTAAAATTGACTTCCGCAATACGATTATCATTATGACATCCAATGTAGGAGCGCGCCAGTTAAAAGACTTCGGTCAGGGTGTTGGTTTCGGAACCACAGCCCGACAGTCGCAGGTGGATGAGAATTCAAAAGGTATTATTGAAAATGCACTTAAAAAAGCATTTGCTCCGGAATTCTTAAATCGTATTGATGATGTAATTGTATTTAATCCGCTTGAAAAAGAACATATCGACAAAATTATCGATATCGAGTTGGAAAAACTATATGCACGAGTGGCCGATTTAGGATACAAATTATCCTTATCCGAAAAAGCCAAAGATTTTATCGCCGATAAAGGATTTGACAAACAATTCGGAGCCCGACCACTAAAACGAGCGATTCAGAAATATGTGGAAGATACGCTGGCAGAGGAAATCATCACCTCTAAAATACACGAAGGCGATGAAATCTTTATGGACCTTGAAGAAGGCAGTCAGGAACTCACCGTAGCCATTAAAAAAGCTGAAAAACCTACTAATTAA
- a CDS encoding TMEM175 family protein, with amino-acid sequence MNKTRLEAFSDGVLAIIITIMVLEIKVPHEVSFSALKPILPVFLSYVLSFIYVGIYWNNHHHMLHTVKQISGGILWANLHLLFWLSMIPFATAWIGENHFAPIPMMLYGIVLLLCALAYFILQYLILKKHGPDSVLSKAIGNDSKGKLSPVFYILGIIASNYNGLIAGAFYVLVAIMWLIPDKRIERILDHSE; translated from the coding sequence ATGAACAAAACCCGACTGGAAGCTTTTAGCGACGGCGTACTCGCCATTATTATTACCATTATGGTTTTGGAAATCAAAGTGCCACACGAGGTAAGTTTTAGTGCGTTAAAACCTATTTTGCCAGTATTCCTGAGTTATGTATTGAGCTTTATCTATGTAGGCATCTATTGGAACAACCACCACCATATGCTGCATACGGTAAAACAAATTTCGGGTGGTATCTTATGGGCCAACCTACATTTATTGTTTTGGTTGTCAATGATACCCTTCGCAACCGCATGGATTGGCGAAAATCATTTTGCTCCTATTCCAATGATGCTCTACGGAATCGTACTGTTATTATGTGCATTAGCCTATTTTATACTGCAATATCTGATCCTGAAAAAACACGGTCCGGATTCGGTTTTATCCAAAGCCATCGGAAACGATAGTAAAGGAAAACTATCACCCGTTTTTTATATCTTAGGGATAATCGCCTCCAATTACAACGGACTAATTGCCGGTGCATTTTACGTTCTGGTGGCCATTATGTGGCTTATTCCGGATAAAAGAATAGAACGAATACTGGATCATTCCGAATAA
- the rimK gene encoding 30S ribosomal protein S6--L-glutamate ligase, whose amino-acid sequence MLDKVIVGSEEWCSFPALGIPTIKARVDSGAKTSALHATNIVPFEKNGENWVKFDINPIQNNIKAVIHCEALLIDKRVVKSSSGYRELRYVIRTVLEIGGSEWDVELTLTNRDSMGFRMLLGREAMSGRILVDPEQKYLLGHPTKEKIKEYYYSEDTAKKGLRIGLLASNPELYSNKRIIEAGEMRGHEMHFLNLKYCYMKLDATAPEIHYRGGRVLNDFDAVIPRIRPSMTYYGCALTRQFEALKVFSLNSSAAISQSRDKLFSLQLLLNNGVDIPTTGFANSPLDTNDLIKMVGGSPLIVKLLEGTQGKGVVLAETKKAAESVINAFKSLNANILVQEFIKEANGKDLRLFVVDGKVVAAMQREALPGEFRANIHLGGTASVVKVTAEEKRIAIKAAKAMNLKVAGVDIIRSSKGPLLLEVNSSPGLEGIEGATQKDIAGEMIKAIEKNFKWK is encoded by the coding sequence ATGCTAGACAAAGTTATTGTAGGTAGTGAAGAATGGTGCTCTTTTCCTGCTCTTGGAATTCCAACCATCAAAGCCCGGGTCGATTCCGGGGCAAAAACTTCGGCATTGCATGCCACCAACATTGTACCGTTTGAAAAAAATGGTGAAAACTGGGTAAAATTCGATATTAACCCAATTCAGAATAACATCAAAGCCGTTATTCATTGCGAAGCACTTTTAATTGACAAACGTGTCGTAAAGAGTTCGAGCGGTTACCGCGAACTGCGTTATGTGATCCGAACCGTACTGGAAATCGGTGGTAGCGAATGGGATGTAGAACTAACACTAACCAATCGTGACTCGATGGGATTCCGTATGCTTTTGGGACGGGAAGCCATGTCGGGACGTATATTGGTAGATCCGGAACAAAAATACCTTTTGGGTCATCCGACAAAAGAAAAAATCAAAGAATACTATTATAGCGAAGATACCGCCAAAAAAGGTCTTCGTATCGGTTTATTGGCCAGCAACCCGGAACTTTACAGTAATAAGCGTATTATAGAAGCCGGAGAAATGCGGGGACACGAAATGCATTTCCTAAACCTGAAATACTGTTATATGAAACTCGACGCTACGGCGCCCGAAATTCATTACCGCGGTGGTCGGGTTTTGAACGATTTTGACGCTGTAATTCCAAGGATTCGTCCCAGTATGACCTATTACGGTTGTGCCTTAACGCGACAATTCGAAGCACTAAAAGTTTTTAGTTTAAACAGCTCCGCAGCAATCAGTCAGTCGCGCGACAAACTGTTTTCCCTGCAATTACTTCTAAATAATGGTGTTGATATTCCCACAACCGGATTTGCCAATTCCCCACTCGACACCAATGACCTGATCAAGATGGTAGGTGGTTCTCCTTTAATTGTAAAATTACTGGAAGGAACGCAAGGAAAAGGTGTGGTATTGGCCGAAACTAAAAAAGCTGCAGAAAGTGTAATCAATGCTTTTAAAAGCTTAAATGCCAACATCCTCGTACAGGAATTTATCAAAGAAGCCAACGGAAAAGACCTTCGTTTGTTTGTAGTCGACGGAAAAGTGGTTGCCGCCATGCAGCGGGAAGCTTTACCAGGTGAATTCCGGGCCAACATCCATTTGGGCGGAACGGCATCAGTTGTAAAAGTAACGGCCGAAGAAAAACGCATTGCGATCAAAGCAGCCAAAGCGATGAATTTAAAAGTTGCCGGAGTAGATATTATCCGTTCGTCAAAAGGACCGTTATTACTGGAAGTGAACTCCTCGCCCGGATTGGAAGGGATCGAAGGCGCGACACAAAAAGACATTGCAGGTGAAATGATCAAAGCCATCGAGAAAAACTTTAAATGGAAATAA
- a CDS encoding tetratricopeptide repeat protein translates to MKIKYALLATSMFFSVASFAQKDELKTLKKLYAKDQLSTSEISEYKSAVNKLSGMSGMAEADQVYANFYKSMTPLLELMTVGTAPNAQTLAKVFTPAKINEMASGLNAALDFEKKSGKKLYTDDINETISEYKPVLINYAITLNQASKFKEAAQVFEAIYNLDKKDEGNLYNASILALQAQDFDLALKYLYELKNINYSGEGTMYYAVNKASGNEETFNSDADRKASIKLGVHEKPRDEKVPSKRGEIYKNIASILVHQGKVDEAKKAITEAKAANPGDTSLMLAEANLYLDAKDFTNYKRVITEVLEKDPNDADLLFNLGVISTNSGDVEDAKKYYKRAIEVNPNYFNAYNNLGALMLHGEDKMVKEMNSLGTTPKDNKRFDELKAKRNKMYVDALPYFEKALQIEPKEPNIKAVLLNAYQVLEMDAKYKALKAQK, encoded by the coding sequence ATGAAAATTAAATATGCTTTATTAGCGACATCAATGTTTTTCTCTGTGGCTTCATTTGCGCAGAAAGACGAGTTGAAAACGCTGAAAAAATTATATGCCAAAGATCAATTGTCTACTTCGGAAATATCCGAATACAAATCGGCGGTTAATAAATTAAGTGGTATGTCCGGAATGGCAGAAGCCGATCAGGTATATGCTAATTTCTATAAATCGATGACACCGTTATTAGAATTAATGACAGTGGGAACGGCGCCAAATGCACAAACTTTAGCAAAGGTATTTACACCGGCTAAAATTAATGAAATGGCATCAGGTTTAAATGCAGCCCTGGATTTCGAGAAAAAAAGCGGTAAAAAACTATATACGGACGATATTAACGAAACGATTTCCGAGTATAAACCGGTATTGATCAATTATGCGATTACATTGAATCAGGCTTCTAAATTTAAAGAAGCGGCTCAGGTTTTCGAAGCGATTTATAATCTGGATAAAAAAGACGAAGGAAATTTATACAATGCTTCGATCTTAGCATTACAGGCTCAGGATTTTGATTTGGCGTTAAAATATTTGTATGAGTTAAAAAATATCAATTATTCCGGTGAAGGAACGATGTATTACGCTGTAAATAAAGCTTCCGGAAATGAAGAAACTTTTAACTCGGATGCCGACCGTAAAGCGTCAATCAAATTAGGCGTACACGAAAAACCAAGAGATGAAAAAGTGCCTTCGAAAAGAGGTGAGATCTATAAAAACATCGCTTCAATCTTAGTACATCAGGGTAAAGTGGATGAAGCTAAAAAAGCCATCACAGAAGCCAAAGCGGCTAATCCAGGTGATACCAGTTTGATGTTGGCAGAAGCGAATTTATATTTGGACGCTAAAGATTTTACCAACTATAAGCGTGTGATTACCGAAGTATTGGAGAAAGATCCCAACGATGCCGATTTGTTGTTCAACCTTGGGGTGATCAGTACAAATTCTGGTGATGTGGAAGATGCTAAGAAATATTATAAAAGAGCGATCGAAGTAAATCCAAATTATTTTAATGCGTATAATAACTTAGGAGCGTTAATGTTACATGGAGAGGACAAAATGGTAAAAGAGATGAACTCTTTGGGAACGACTCCAAAAGACAACAAACGATTTGACGAGTTAAAAGCAAAACGTAATAAAATGTATGTCGATGCTTTACCGTATTTCGAAAAAGCATTGCAAATCGAACCAAAAGAACCAAACATCAAAGCGGTATTGTTAAACGCTTATCAGGTGTTGGAAATGGATGCGAAATACAAAGCGTTGAAAGCACAGAAATAA
- the gyrA gene encoding DNA gyrase subunit A codes for MSEGEKLIPINIEDEMKSAYIDYSMSVIVSRALPDVRDGLKPVHRRVLFGMYELGVLSNRAHKKSARIVGEVLGKYHPHGDSSVYDAMVRMAQEWSLRYLLVDGQGNFGSIDGDSPAAMRYTEARMKKLSEEILADIDKETVDFQLNFDDTLEEPKVMPTKIPNLLINGASGIAVGMATNMAPHNLTEVIDGTLAYIDNNDIEIDELMQYIKAPDFPTGGVIYGYEGVREAFKTGRGRVVVRAKANFEEVDGRESIIVTEIPYQVNKAEMIKKTADLVNEKRIEGISTIRDESDRNGMRIVYVLKREAVPNIVLNTLYKYTQLQSSFSVNNIALVKGRPQLLNLKDLIHYFVEHRHEVVTRRAEFDLRKAEERAHILEGLIIASDNIDEVIALIRASKNADEAKEKLVERFNLSDIQSRAIVEMRLRQLTGLEQDKLRAEYDEIMKLIAYLRELLASKEMRMGVIKDELAEIRDKYGDNRRSVIEYAGGDVSIEDLIADENVVITISHAGYIKRTPLSEYKTQNRGGVGQKGVATRDQDFLEHLFVATNHQYMLFFTQKGKCFWMRVYEIPEGSKTSKGRAIQNLINIENDDKVKAFICTQDLKDEDYINSHYVIMATKQGQVKKTPLEQYSRPRQNGINAITIKEDDELLEAKLTNGESQILIAVKSGKLVRFEEGKTRPMGRSASGVRGITLADEKDEVIGMVSVNDMESEILVVSENGYGKRSSLEDYRITNRGGKGVKTLNITDKTGSLVSINNVTDADDLMIINKSGLTIRMAVSDLRVMGRATQGVRLINIKGNDSIAAVTKVMREENDGSENEDMDNSEITESQE; via the coding sequence ATGTCTGAAGGAGAAAAGTTAATTCCTATTAACATTGAGGACGAAATGAAATCTGCTTACATCGATTATTCGATGTCAGTAATTGTATCAAGGGCGCTTCCTGATGTTAGAGATGGCTTGAAACCGGTTCACCGAAGAGTATTGTTCGGAATGTATGAATTAGGAGTATTATCGAATAGAGCACATAAAAAATCCGCCAGAATCGTAGGAGAGGTTCTGGGTAAATATCACCCGCACGGGGATAGCTCTGTTTACGATGCTATGGTTCGTATGGCTCAGGAATGGAGTTTGCGATATCTTTTAGTGGACGGCCAGGGGAACTTCGGTTCTATCGATGGCGATAGTCCGGCAGCTATGCGTTATACGGAAGCAAGAATGAAAAAACTTTCGGAAGAAATTCTTGCCGATATTGATAAAGAAACAGTTGATTTCCAGTTAAACTTTGACGATACTTTAGAAGAACCTAAAGTAATGCCAACCAAAATCCCGAACCTGTTAATTAACGGAGCTTCCGGTATTGCGGTAGGTATGGCAACCAATATGGCGCCACACAATTTAACGGAAGTGATAGATGGTACGCTGGCGTATATCGATAATAATGATATCGAGATAGATGAGCTAATGCAGTATATCAAGGCACCGGATTTCCCAACCGGAGGTGTGATTTATGGTTACGAAGGTGTTCGTGAAGCTTTTAAAACCGGTAGAGGACGTGTGGTGGTTCGTGCGAAAGCCAACTTCGAAGAGGTTGACGGTCGTGAGTCGATTATCGTAACGGAAATCCCATACCAGGTGAATAAGGCGGAAATGATCAAAAAGACTGCCGACCTGGTGAATGAAAAGAGAATTGAAGGTATTTCGACCATTCGGGACGAATCGGATCGTAACGGTATGCGTATCGTTTATGTGTTAAAACGCGAGGCGGTTCCGAATATCGTATTGAATACCCTTTATAAATATACGCAGTTACAGTCGTCGTTCAGTGTGAATAATATCGCATTGGTAAAAGGACGTCCGCAATTGCTAAACCTAAAAGATCTGATCCACTATTTTGTGGAACACCGTCATGAGGTGGTTACCCGTCGTGCGGAATTCGATTTGCGCAAAGCAGAAGAAAGAGCGCATATCTTAGAAGGTCTGATCATTGCTTCGGATAATATTGACGAAGTAATCGCGTTGATTCGTGCGTCTAAAAACGCCGATGAAGCCAAAGAAAAATTAGTAGAGCGCTTTAATTTATCGGATATCCAATCGCGTGCTATCGTAGAAATGCGTTTACGTCAGTTAACCGGACTGGAGCAGGATAAGTTACGTGCGGAATACGACGAGATCATGAAATTGATTGCTTATTTACGAGAATTATTGGCAAGCAAGGAAATGAGAATGGGTGTTATTAAAGACGAGTTAGCCGAAATCCGTGATAAATACGGAGACAACCGTCGTTCGGTTATCGAATATGCCGGTGGTGATGTGAGTATCGAAGATTTGATCGCTGATGAAAATGTGGTGATCACGATTTCGCATGCCGGATATATCAAACGTACACCGCTATCGGAATACAAAACACAAAACAGAGGAGGAGTAGGACAAAAAGGTGTGGCCACGCGCGACCAGGATTTCCTGGAACATTTGTTTGTAGCAACCAACCACCAATATATGTTGTTCTTCACGCAAAAAGGAAAATGTTTCTGGATGCGCGTTTACGAAATTCCGGAAGGAAGCAAAACCAGTAAAGGTAGAGCCATCCAAAACCTTATTAATATCGAAAACGACGATAAAGTAAAAGCATTTATCTGTACGCAGGATTTAAAAGACGAAGACTACATCAACAGTCATTATGTGATCATGGCTACTAAACAAGGTCAGGTTAAAAAGACACCGTTGGAACAATATTCCCGTCCGCGTCAAAATGGTATCAATGCGATTACGATTAAAGAAGACGATGAACTACTGGAAGCAAAATTAACCAACGGAGAAAGTCAGATTCTAATTGCGGTGAAATCCGGAAAACTGGTTCGTTTCGAAGAAGGAAAAACCCGTCCGATGGGAAGAAGTGCTTCGGGAGTTCGCGGTATTACTTTAGCTGACGAGAAAGACGAAGTAATCGGAATGGTTTCCGTAAATGATATGGAAAGCGAAATTTTGGTTGTTTCGGAAAATGGATACGGAAAACGTTCGTCATTGGAAGATTACCGTATTACAAACCGCGGTGGTAAAGGGGTGAAAACGCTTAATATTACCGATAAAACCGGAAGCCTGGTTTCGATTAATAATGTGACCGATGCCGATGATTTGATGATTATCAATAAATCCGGATTAACGATTCGTATGGCGGTTTCCGATTTAAGAGTTATGGGACGTGCGACACAAGGGGTACGTTTGATTAATATCAAAGGAAACGATTCGATCGCTGCTGTTACCAAAGTAATGCGCGAAGAAAATGACGGATCGGAAAATGAAGATATGGATAACTCAGAAATAACCGAATCTCAAGAATAA
- a CDS encoding C40 family peptidase, with amino-acid sequence MFAICNLAIVPLRAESNDRSELVSQVLFGEHFKILEQTTNWAKIKLAFDGYEGWVDNKQFQLISEEQYQAISNSAAILNADLIEYITTPNNFLIPIPIGSSLSFLDFPEINTAQFSFEGVKICGIKPKSELIKTAFMYLNAPYLWGGKTPFGIDCSGFTQMVYKLNGYSILRDASQQATQGEALSFIEESEPGDLAFFDNEEGKIIHVGMIMENNYIIHAHGKVRIDRLDHLGIYNVDTGRHSHNLRVIKKIV; translated from the coding sequence ATGTTTGCAATTTGTAATCTTGCTATTGTACCATTACGTGCCGAATCCAACGACAGAAGCGAATTAGTTTCCCAGGTTTTATTTGGGGAACATTTCAAAATTTTAGAACAAACCACCAATTGGGCTAAAATTAAACTGGCATTCGACGGTTACGAAGGTTGGGTTGACAATAAACAGTTTCAGCTAATTTCAGAAGAACAGTATCAGGCGATTTCCAATTCGGCAGCGATCTTAAACGCCGATCTGATCGAATATATTACCACTCCGAATAATTTTCTCATTCCGATTCCGATTGGAAGTTCACTTTCCTTTTTGGATTTTCCGGAAATTAACACCGCTCAGTTTTCCTTTGAAGGTGTAAAAATTTGTGGTATCAAGCCCAAATCGGAGTTGATCAAAACCGCTTTTATGTATCTGAACGCGCCGTATTTATGGGGCGGTAAAACACCTTTTGGAATCGATTGTTCCGGTTTTACACAAATGGTGTACAAACTAAACGGCTATTCGATTTTACGGGACGCTTCACAACAAGCCACACAAGGCGAAGCATTGAGTTTTATAGAAGAAAGTGAACCGGGGGATCTGGCCTTCTTTGATAATGAAGAAGGGAAAATTATCCATGTGGGAATGATCATGGAAAACAACTATATCATTCATGCCCATGGAAAAGTCCGCATTGACCGACTGGATCATCTTGGAATTTACAATGTCGACACCGGAAGGCATTCGCATAATCTCCGTGTCATCAAAAAAATAGTATAA
- a CDS encoding class I SAM-dependent methyltransferase gives MENFNRKKHWETIYENKPLETVSWYQPNPETSLYFLEQSCLPKSAKIIDIGGGDSFLVDHLLKSGYTDITVLDISEAAIERAKTRLGNQAAKVKWIVADVTDFKPTECYDFWHDRAAFHFLTNQKDVDTYLKTTAQAIASNGNMIIGTFSEQGPEKCSGIAIQQYSEQSMVTLFQTDFEKISCLTVDHDTPFDTIQNFVFCHFRKK, from the coding sequence ATGGAAAATTTTAATAGAAAAAAACACTGGGAAACCATTTACGAAAATAAACCTTTAGAAACCGTAAGTTGGTACCAGCCTAATCCGGAAACTTCATTGTATTTTCTGGAGCAATCCTGTTTACCGAAGTCGGCTAAGATTATTGATATTGGCGGAGGCGATAGTTTTTTGGTGGATCATTTGCTGAAATCGGGTTATACCGATATTACGGTTTTGGATATTTCGGAAGCGGCAATTGAACGTGCCAAAACCAGACTGGGGAATCAAGCGGCAAAGGTGAAATGGATTGTGGCCGATGTTACCGATTTTAAGCCGACAGAGTGTTATGATTTTTGGCATGACCGTGCGGCATTTCATTTTTTAACGAATCAAAAGGATGTGGATACCTATCTGAAAACGACTGCCCAGGCAATTGCTTCAAACGGAAATATGATCATTGGAACATTTTCAGAACAGGGACCAGAAAAATGTAGCGGTATTGCGATACAGCAATATTCGGAACAGAGTATGGTAACTTTATTTCAAACGGATTTTGAAAAGATTAGTTGTCTTACAGTTGATCATGACACACCATTTGACACCATTCAGAATTTTGTATTTTGCCATTTCCGAAAAAAATAA
- a CDS encoding YetF domain-containing protein, which produces MEAYLDIIVRSSAVYIFMVVALRIFGKKQLSQLNTADVILILLISNAVQNAMVGSDSSLSGGLAAALVLFIINFIFKKLLFKYKKLSNLLQDKPEILIHNGKLEFDTLSRLGITSDELYEAIREHGIERYKDVKLAMLEIDGNISVISGDQNLRQTHHKRRIHKTLRNENL; this is translated from the coding sequence ATGGAAGCCTACCTGGATATAATCGTCAGAAGTTCCGCCGTATATATCTTTATGGTGGTAGCCCTCCGTATTTTTGGTAAAAAACAATTATCGCAGCTCAATACGGCCGATGTCATCCTGATATTACTGATCAGTAATGCTGTTCAGAACGCCATGGTTGGAAGTGATTCCAGCCTTTCGGGAGGATTAGCGGCCGCATTGGTGCTGTTTATCATCAACTTTATCTTTAAAAAGTTACTGTTTAAATACAAAAAACTCAGTAACCTGTTACAAGACAAACCGGAAATACTGATCCATAACGGAAAACTGGAATTCGACACCTTAAGCCGACTCGGTATTACATCCGACGAGTTATATGAAGCCATCCGCGAACACGGAATCGAGCGTTACAAAGACGTCAAACTGGCCATGCTGGAAATCGATGGAAACATTAGTGTGATCTCCGGTGATCAGAATTTACGTCAAACCCATCACAAACGCAGGATTCACAAAACCCTGCGCAACGAAAACCTCTAA